DNA sequence from the Desulfocurvibacter africanus subsp. africanus DSM 2603 genome:
GCGCCGTCTACGCCGGAGCGGGCGTCTTAAAAGCAATCTGCTCTAGACGCGCATCGTCCTCATGCCTGGCTACGGCCCACGGTCAGCAGGCCATAACTCTCGGCCTCACCTAGGGTCAGGCAGGTCACGGGCCGGCCCTCAAGGCTGGTGGAGCGCATTCCTCCGCCCTTGTCCGGACCCGCTTGGAAAGTGTCCGAAGCCACGCTCACGGCCGCCACGGCCATATCCAGGGCCGCGGCCGAGGGCAGGCTGCCGTGCAGCGGCGCATAGGCCGCCACATCGCCCCCATGATCGTGCAGCACGTCCGCATAGGCTTGCCCGCAGGCCACATGGCCGTCGGCGCCCAGGATGAGCGGGCCGTCCGGCAGCGCAAGGCGCTCCTGCTCTCCCATGGTCCCAAGACGTACATCCAGGAGCGAACCGTAAGGGCCTTCGGGGGTGGACTCCGGCTCCAGGAGGAAAAAGGCCGCGCCTTCACCTGCCAGGGCCGAATGCGTTTCAAAATCCCACGGCCGAACCTCGCCGGCCTCGGAGCCGAAATATCGCTCGCGGCAATAGCCCAGCACGTCGCACCACTCGTCCACGGCGCCGAACAGCACCCGCTCGGCGCGGCCCGCGGCGAGCATGGCTGCAGCGCTGATCAAAGCCGACTGGGCTGACAGCCCGAACTGGCTCACGGTCAGGCTGGGACCCGTCGCGCCGAGCATGATGGCGATGTTGGCCGCTGCCGCGTTATGCACGGAGTTTGAAAAGTGCGTGGGCGAGGCATGTTTGTCTTCCTCGGCCACTGAATCCAGAAAGGAGAACGTCGTGCGCAGCGCGCCCCAGCCCGACGCAACCATGACGGAAAGACCAGCGTTGACGCTCTTGTCGAACGGTTCCAGGCCAGCGTCTTCCAGGGCCAGACAGGCGCACAGCAGCGCCAGACGCGAGAAATGGTCCATGCGCCTGAGCAGACGCTTGGGCGCGAATCGCTCCAGTTCATCCGTGGAAGCCCGATAATACGCCCATTCAGGCCCGCCTTGCGACCTTGCCTCTAAAACGGGCGTGCAAATGCCTCCGGCAAGGACGCTCTCCAAGGCCGACCTGCCTGCACCAAAACCGCCCACTGCTCCAACGCCCCTTATTCTCATGCGCACGCGAGTTGTCCTTGCATTCTCTGCTAGTCGAAAAGGCCATGCACTATTAGAGCATTTTGCTTTTGAAAATGCTCTGCAAGCCATGCGTCGGCATGGCTTGCCGCTAGCTTCGGCGCAGGCGCAATTCACTTGCGCCGTCAACGCCGGAGCGGGCGTCCTAAAAGCAATCTGCTCTAATGACCTGCATGCCGAGCCGAAGCGAGCATCCGCATCGATGATGCGAACTGTGTTTGTTCGTACCATGATTCGGGAGGCTGCGACTCGTTACGGCTTGGATGCACCGTTATTCGCCAGACCGGTTTCAGCATATTACGTGTTTCAGCCACATAGGGAAACAGGGAAATAGTTGTCTTGCAAACCATTGAGCCAAACACAGTTTGCGCTAAGCCGGTTGTTGTGTTTTGACTTGTGGCGTGTTAAGCCCTCAACGTTCTCAATCCATACCACGTACTTATTGATCACCATCTACGAGGAGAGGCGTATGAAGCCGTTAAACCTGCTTAGAATGGTTGCTGTGATCTTGGCTTTGTTGGTTGTCGGCTGTGGCGGCAAGAACGTCGCCTCCAGTCTGCCCAATGGCGGCATTGTGTACAACAAGTATAACGTACACAGTTTCATGGACCGCAAGAGCATCAAGGCCAGTTATGCCAACTGGGTAGATGTCCGCACCGGACAGACGGTTTTCCCGCCCAACACCAAGTTCCAGGTAGGCAAATGGAGGGGCGGCTTCGTACTCACCAAGGTGGACGGCGGCCAGACCATCCACTACGAGTACAAAGCCAAGCACATGGGCATGAGCGTGGACGACTACATCAAGCTCATCACCTCCCCCACGCCCGTCAAACTGTCCGGCCTGTCCAAGCTCGACCAGCAGGGAGTCCGCGAGGGCAAGGCCCTCAAGGGCATGAGCAAGGAAGGCGTTAAGACCGCCCTGGGCTACCCGGCGGTCCACAAAACGCCCTCCCTGAGCGACAACACGTGGGTGTACTGGCGCGACCGTTACAGAACGCTGGTCGTGAACTTCGACGCTTCCGGCAAAGTCGTGAGCGTGAAATAGCTGATCCAAGCATAACCGGGCCGGGAGCGCTCAGGCAATCCCGGCCCTGACTTTCCGAGATATCCAGTAATGACCGAACGAAACATCGCCTTAGTCACTGGCGCCAGCAAGGGCATTGGCGCGGCCATAGCCTTGGCCCTGGCCGAAGACGGCTTCGACATCTGGCTCAATTACAGAAACGACCATGCCGCCGCCGAGGCGGTCCGTGATGCAATCCAAGCCAAGGGCGCGGCCTGCACCCTGCTCTCCTTCGACGTTGCCGATGGAGACAAGGTCAAGGCGGCCCTGGACCCGCTCCTCGCGCAGGCGGTGCCTTTCGCGGTGGTCAACAACGCCGGCTTCACCAAGGACGGCCTGCTGCCGCTCATGCCTCCCGAGGCCTGGAAAAGCGTGCTCTCCGTGCATCTGGACGGATTCTACAACGTGACCCGAGCGATCTTGCCGCTCATGCTGCGCAAGCGCAAGGGCCGTGTGGTCAACATCGTCTCCACTTCGGGTCAAAGCGGCATGCCTGGCCAGACCAACTACTCGGCCGCCAAGGCCGGCCTCATCGGCGCAACCAAGGCCCTCGCAGCCGAGGTGGCCAAGCGCAATATTCTGGTCAATGCCGTGGCTCCCGGCTTCATCGAGACAGAGATGATCAAGAATCTGCCCAAGGAGCACATCCTGCCGCGCATTCCCTTGGGCAGGGTGGGCAGCGCACAGGAAGTCGCCGATGCAGTCAGCTTCCTGTGC
Encoded proteins:
- the fabG gene encoding 3-oxoacyl-ACP reductase FabG — encoded protein: MTERNIALVTGASKGIGAAIALALAEDGFDIWLNYRNDHAAAEAVRDAIQAKGAACTLLSFDVADGDKVKAALDPLLAQAVPFAVVNNAGFTKDGLLPLMPPEAWKSVLSVHLDGFYNVTRAILPLMLRKRKGRVVNIVSTSGQSGMPGQTNYSAAKAGLIGATKALAAEVAKRNILVNAVAPGFIETEMIKNLPKEHILPRIPLGRVGSAQEVADAVSFLCSDKATYITGQVLAVNGGIYM
- a CDS encoding beta-ketoacyl synthase N-terminal-like domain-containing protein translates to MRIRGVGAVGGFGAGRSALESVLAGGICTPVLEARSQGGPEWAYYRASTDELERFAPKRLLRRMDHFSRLALLCACLALEDAGLEPFDKSVNAGLSVMVASGWGALRTTFSFLDSVAEEDKHASPTHFSNSVHNAAAANIAIMLGATGPSLTVSQFGLSAQSALISAAAMLAAGRAERVLFGAVDEWCDVLGYCRERYFGSEAGEVRPWDFETHSALAGEGAAFFLLEPESTPEGPYGSLLDVRLGTMGEQERLALPDGPLILGADGHVACGQAYADVLHDHGGDVAAYAPLHGSLPSAAALDMAVAAVSVASDTFQAGPDKGGGMRSTSLEGRPVTCLTLGEAESYGLLTVGRSQA